CGAGTCAACCCGCGAACGCATGATCACGCCCCAGCTTGCCAGCGTATCTGCGTCGCTCTCAGCGGCGTGCACCGTGAACGTGATCGAGTTGTACAGAGCGTCGAACTCGTCGTTAGCCGTGGAAATCGAATCCTTGGCCGAGTACTTGATCTCAAGGATTTGCTCACCGCTCAACGTGTGTGTGACCGACGGCGGACCTGTGACTGAAGCAAAGATGACCTGGTCAATCTCAGCCGAGTTCGGGCTCACATCCGCAGTCCGCGCGAAGCGGAACGTGGAGTAGCCATCCGCACCCGTAGCGACGGCCCCGAGGCGGCCGGTCGCGGTAGCTGCGACAGCGTTCGCCTGGGTGTCATACAGGCTGATCGTCCAGCCAACCACCGGCGACTGCTTCGGCCCGGGCGTCGTCGAGACGTCGTTATCCGTACCGAGGAAACCACCGACCTTGATGGCCTGCGTCGTGATATCGAACGGGAAGTCGACCGTTCCGGTCGAACCCGTCGTCAAGGTGATCAACTGCGGGTTGGTGCCGCCAAACGTGACCATGCCCGGAATTGGGGCACCCATCGTGAGCGTCACGCGGTAGGTACCAGCAGCGAGATCCGACACCGAGAAGGTACCATCAGCAGCTGTGACAACAGTAGACGTGTTGTCTACCAGAACACCCTCGATCGTGACGGTAACACCTGCCACCGAGAGGTTGTCCTCGAGACCAGCGCTGAACGAGTTGTCTTTGTCGTTCTCGTCAAGGAACATACGGCCCGTAATCATGGCCGTCGTGAGCAGTGAACCACCGAAACTCACAACCTCAGAAGAACCAACACCCAGCGTCACCGACTCAGACGTGGCTGCGAAGCTGTAGGTGCTGTCGTCGAAGCCGGACACTGCAACCGTGTAGGTTCCAGCGCGGAGACCGCTGAAGGAGTAGTCGCCGCCGGTGCCGGTCGTCGTGGTGGCCGCAGCGTTGAGCGAAGCCTGCCCGTTGAGCGAAGCCCCCCCGGTGAGCGAAACGGTCACCCCGGCTAGGCCTAAGCCGCCGCCGGTAACCGAACCAAGAATGGCCGAGGTCCGAATGTACGAACCACTGAAGTTAGCAGTGGCCACCTGACCAGCCGACGAAACCGTGACGGCCATGACTGTGGCGGCAAAACTCGCGTCGGAGGCGAATCCGCTAATGGTTACCGTGTACGAACCGGCTGTAACTCCAGTGAAGGAGTATGCGCCGGATCCGTCCGTCGTCGCGCTAACGCCAGACGACAGACCCACGGATACACCAGAAGCAGCCGAGCCTTCGAGCGTGACTACGCCGGACACCGTGCCTGTGACCGGAGGAGCGACGATAACCGGCGCTTCTCCTTCTTCACAAGCAGCGACTGTCACCAGCGCTGCGAGAGTCAAATACTTAAAAAACTTCATTTCACCTGAATTCCGTTTAGGAATGGATGACTTGCCCCGAGTGGGCATATAGAACCGAGAATGATTGGAGCAATAACAATGCCACTTTTTGACTCAACCTAAATCATTGCAAGACAACGCCTTAGGGAGTCATCAGCTTTCTGAGGGAAAGCGGAAAACCACCTACCCTCAGATTTCTGAGCCTTCTCTCAATAGTCGCTCCGCCAGATCCACAAACTCCGCTGATCCGATGTAGAGCGGGACTCGCTGATGGAGTGCCTCGGGGATGACGTCCATGATGTCCTGAAATCCAGTGCTGGCACGGCCTCCAGCTTGTTCAGCGACCATCGCCATGGGTGCCGCTTCATAGAGAAGCCGGAGCTTTCCGGCCCCATTGATGGAATCTCCGGGGTACATGAAGATCCCGCCCTGTAAAAGCGTCCGATGGAAGTCTGCGACAAGCGATCCGATATAACGAGATCCGAATCCACCGTCCGTCTTCAAATGACTCACCAGGCGCTGCTGACCCTGCGACCACCGGGCAAAATACGCTTCGTTGATCGAATAGATCTTCCGGGGCGGGTCAGGGAAGCGCATTTGGGGGTGGCTCAGTACGAATTCACCCAGGGACGGATCCAGCGTGAAGCCGTGGACACCGGCCCCGGTGGTATACACGAGCATGGTCGAGGAGCCGTAAAGCACATATCCAGCGGCTACCTGGCGGCTTCCCGGCTGGAGACAGTCGTCCAGTGTTCCCCGCTCACCCGTACTGACTTTGCAATGGATACTGAAGATTGTGCCGATCGACACGTTCACATCGATGTTCGACGAACCATCGAGCGGATCAAAAATCACCACATACTCACCGGCATCGAACTTGTCCGGGATCGGGATGAATTCTTCGTGCTCCTCTGATGCCATGCAGGCAACGAGGCCGGTATGGTCCAAGGCACGGTACATGACCTGGTCTGCGAACGCATCCAGCTTCTGAACCGTCTCCCCGTGGACGTTGCGACCACCAGCATCACCAAGAATGTCTGCGAGACCTGCCTTGTTCACTTCTCGCCCGATCACCTTAGCTGCTAGGGCGATATCGTGAAGGAGGCTCGTGAAGGCCCCGGTGGCGGCAGGTGCGTCCCGCTCCTGATCCACCAAGAAACGGGAGATGGTGACAACGTGACTTTCGAGCATCGAGAGCGGGGTCCTGTACGCTTGGCTTGGATAGAAAGCCGTGACGAGGGCTACCGAGGATAGAAACGCTGCGTAAGCAGGTCAACGCCACGGCAGTCTTCCGGACCGCGGACTACTGTCAGTCTCGGGCGCCAATAATGGAATAACTCCCGTCCCTTCTGCCGATCACCCTAATGGTTCCGTCGAGGTCCGTTCGGGAGACGAGGGCCCCGACGCGCTCGAGTCGGCCCAAGACCGCAGGCGCCGGATGCCCGAAACGGTTGTTACGCCCCGCAGACACGACGGCCACCTTGGGCCGGGTCCGGGCAAGAAAGAGTGAATCCGAAGAGGTCGTGCTCCCGTGATGGCCCACCTTCAGCACTTCAACCCGGCCGCTAAACCGCGAGGAGATGGAGCGCTCGACCTCCGCTGGAGCGTCCCCGGTCAAAATAGCGTCGAAATCACCCCATGTGAGCCAAAGTACAACGGAAGATGCATTCGCCTCCGTGTCTGCCTCCATCAGGCTGTCCGCGGGCGCCAAGACCTCGAGAGTAATACCGTCGATGCTCCAACTCTGGCCTGCGGCAGCTCTCCGCCAACGGATGCCGCGATCCCGACTGGCTTCAAGGACGTCGATGAAGCCGGCCTTGGGACTGGGTCGCGCGGGATCGACGATCTCTGAGACCGGAAAGGATCCAATCACATCGAGAGCCCCGCCGAAGTGGTCTAGGTCTGGATGGGTGAGCACCAACGCTTCGAGCTTCTGGACTCCGTGCGCTTGGAGTTCCTTCACGACAGGGTGTTGACCGTTTCCGCGTTGAGGAGGTCCTGCGTCGATGAGCAACCACCGCGCGCGGGGCGTTCTGATGGCTACGGCATCACCTTGGCCGACGTCGATGAACACGAGCTGGACCTGACCACGCCCTGTCCACGACAGCAGGACCGGCCACAACAGACCGATCGCGGCCATGTATGCGACAACCCTCAGGCGCCGCGCGCCGAGCCGCAGCCCGCTGTAACGGGCAGCCAACTGCCCAAGTGCCGCCCCCACGGCTAGCGCGTTCACGGTCGATCGAGACACCCAGGTGCTCGCCCAAGAGAGCCGGGCGATCCCCTCCGCTCCTGTGGCCAGCACAGCTAGGAGTAGATCCACACCCCCTGCGATGAAGTCCCCCGCCGGTTCGAACACCATGTCCAAGAAGAGCCCTACCAGTGCCCCGGGAACCGCCAGGCTCACGATAGGGCTCGCCAGGAGCGTCACGGGAATACCGACAACCGAGATCCGCTCGAAGTGCCATGACACGATCGGCAGAGTGGCGAGCGTGGCAGCCGCCCCCGCAGCAAGCGCAGTTGCCACGGGTCTCGGCATCTTCCCTGCGGTGGCGTCACGAAGTGCCTTTGTGAGTAGTGGTGACAAAGCCACCAGACCTCCGGCACCCGCAAATGAAAGCTGAAACCCTGGGCTCCATAATCGGGTTGGATCGAGCACAATGAGAATCAAAAAAGCGCTGCCGAGCGCGCCCCACCGGGCCGGCGGCCTGCCATGTCCGTTGGACACCGCCACCGAAGCCATGATCAGCGCTGCACGACATGCCGCGTCAGGAAAGCCGAGCACCGCCACATAAACCCAGGTGACGACGGCGCTCAAGACAGAGGCCCTACGTCTAGAGAGTCGACCCAGTCGCAAGATGGCCATGACGATTCCGCCAAAGACGCCCACATGGAATCCGGAGATCGCCAAGAGGTGGGCGATGCCGACGCGCGCGAATGCATCACGCACGTCCGGATCGAGTCCTTCACGTCGCGCAAGAATCAACGCAGACACGAGAGGGGCTCGGTCTCCGTACTGTCGGCGCAGACGGTCCACCAATGACGCCCGCCAGCGGACGCCGGCCCACCGGACGGACGCCCACCGGAGCGAGGATGGGTCCTCCGCCAGCTCTACGCGTGCCGCTCGGAACCACGGCCGGAACCGTCCTTCCTGCCAGGCGCCGTCCAGCACAACCCGATGGCCGGCGGGGGCACTTTGCTGGCCGAGCACGACGCGGACCTCACATCTGGAAGCTTCCACCCGAAACGGAGCGGAACCGCCCACTGGGTCCGCGAGGAAGCGTCCGACCAAGGCACTCCGGTCCGTAACGCACTCCGGCTCCCCAGAGACGCGGGACCCGGCAAACAAGCCGGCGAGAAGGAGAGGCAACCACACCCATGACTGGCTGGGCCGCCGTGATAGGTGAATGGGCAAAAAAACGAGCACCGAACCAATCAGCGGCGCGATTGACCAAAGTGCGCCGAACCGAGTCAGTGCGACCCCCGCCCCAAAGGCGAGCGCCGCATTGGCGACCGGCGGCAACGAACCCATTTAGGGTCGAGGCCTCCAGTCCCTAGGTGCTTTCAGCCTCTTCCTTACTCCCGTCGAAGAGTTCCTCCTGATCTTCATCCATGAACAGGTCGCGCTCGCGCCGCATTTCGTCCGCCAAACGTTCTCGAAGCACCCTGCGGACCTTGAGGTCCGAATGGATGCCGGCGGCAAGCATGATGACCATACCCGTCACGAGTCCACCGAAGGCGACAACCGTCAACGGCACGCCGTAGAAGGTCGCAACCCCCAAACGCAGCGTAACGTGCTGCCCGCCATTGAGGGACGCGAAACCCATGGAGAGTCCGAGAACCAACAAAACGCCCACGATCCCGAAGAACCGACTCACACCGTCCCCGCGAGTGCCGGAGCCTTCACTTCCCTACCAGTAAACGTGGCACCGGTGGTCCCTTCCAACGTCACGTCGGCATACTCACCGATGCGTCCGAGGTCTCCGTCGAATACTACGACCTTGTTCCGGCGAGTCCGGCCCAAGATCTGGCCCTCGTCTCGGCCGTGCCGCTCAATCAGGACCCTCTCGGTCCGCCCTACCTCACTGACGTTGATTTCCGCCTGGATCGCGCGGCTGACTTCGATGAGTTCGGCGAGGCGAGCCTGGGCCAGCTCCGGCTCGATGAACTGATCCTCCGGGAATCGCGTAGCCGGCGTACCATCACGAAGCGAGTACTTGTACGTGAAGGCATCATCGAAGCGCACCGTTTTCATCAGTTCGAGTGTATCGCGGAACTCGTCGTCCGACTCGCCCGGGAAGCCAACGATGATATCGGTCGACAAAGCGATATCCGGGATGGCCGCGCGGACCAATTCCACCTTCTCGATCAAGCTCTCCACCGTATACCGCCGGAGCATTCGCTTGAGCGTGCGGTTGTTTCCAGACTGAGCCGGCAGATGGAGTTGCTCGCAAACCGCGATCTCACCTGCCATGACCTCGACCAGCTCCGGCGTCACATCGTTGGGATGCGGCGACGTGAAACGCACTCGCCGGATCCCATCCACGTTGGCCACTTCGGACAGCAGCCTCGGAAACGACCAGTCCCCGTGCTCATACGAGTTCACGGTCTGACCAAGAAGAGTGACCTCCGAAACGCCGCTCTCAGCCAACCCACGCATCTCCGCAAGCACTTCGAGAGGGTCACGGTTCTTCTCAGGCCCGCGCACGTAGGGCACGATGCAAAACGTGCACCGATGGTCGCAGCCGCGCTGAATCGGTACCCAAGCCGTCGGGCCATCGCCTCGACGCTGTTCGAGTCCCTCGTAGTTCTCACCCAAACTCAAGTCGAGAACCGCCAACTGTGGGCCCCGCTTCCGCCGAACCTCCGGTTCGGATTCGGGCTGGGCTGCCCCATCTCCCAGCTTCGAGAGGGCGTCCGCCAGTCCTCGATATCCGTCGGGTCCCATGACGAGGTCAACATAGGGAGCCTTCTCGAGCAAGGTCTGACCCATGCGTTGAGCCATACAGCCCGTGACACCGATGACGAGTTCGGGGCGCTCCTGCTTGAGCCCATTCAGCTGCGAGACTCTTCCCAGTACGCGTCTCTCCGCATGCTCACGGATCGCACACGTGTTGACGAGTACGACGTCAGCTTCCTCGGGGCTGTCCACAATGGTGTAGCCGCCGTCTGCGAGGACGCCTTGCATCAGCTCACCATCGCTGATGTTCATCTGACACCCGTACGTCTCGACGTACGCGCGCTTCGGAGTCTTGGGGTCAGTCATACTGAAATGACGGATGATTCTGTGTGCCATGCAATATACAGATGGTCACCATCGCCTCGAAGCGTGCCCCTGCGAAGCTCCGGTGTAGCGGGCCGAGTGCGGTCCCCATCCTCGACCCCAACTCTGAGATAGTCCCCCGTGAGCGCGGTTCCACCGTTGCCTTCCACAACCACTTCGGCCGTTTGCCCGACGCGGGTCTCGCGATAGGCGCCACCCTTTTGGTGCACGAGACTCCGCAGCTCCTTGCTCCGTTCTCCTGAGACCCGCTGCACGACAGGATTGGGCAACTCGGCAGCCACGGTCCCCGACCTGGGTGAATACGGAAAGACATGCAAGTAGGTGAATGGCAGTTCCTCGATGAGCGATCGAGTGGCCTCATGATCTTCTGCGGTCTCTCCCGGAAAGCCGGTGATCACATCCGCACCGAGGCCCAAAGGCGATATGCGCTCAGCGATCTCGAGCGCACGGACTCGGTACTGCTCCCGCGTATGCCATCGACGCATGCGTTTGAGCACCGGGTCGGCTCCGCTCTGGAGCGGCATGTGGAGATGCGGCGCCACCCGTCCACCAGCGCCGGCCAATAGGTCGATCAAGAGATCATCGACCTCCGTGGCTTCCACACTCCCGAGTCGGAAGCGCACGTCCGGCACCTCATCGAGCAAGAGTCGGAGCAAGCGAGACAGCGACCATGACGGTTCGAGGTCGACGCCGTAGTGGCCGATGTGGATCCCGGTGATCACCAATTCTGGATGCGAGCGTGCCAAGAGCCGCGCCTCTGCGACTACGCCCTCCGGGCTCCTCGAGCGAGACTCTCCGCGCGCGAGTCGGGTCGCACAGAACGAACACTTCCGATCACACCCATCCTGGACTTTCAACCATCCACGAGATGCGTCTCTTCTCGTGCGTAACAGTTCCCCACCGATCGGTTCCGAGTCGATGCGATCGAGTGAGCTCCGCAGCTCGATTTGGACCGGAGTGGCGGGGCTCACCCGACCGGCAACTTCGACGGGATCATGGCCCGCGATCACCGAGGTCACGCCAGGCATCTCACGGTAGACATCGGCTTTGAGCGCCGCGGAGCAGCCAGCGACAACGATCTGCGCACCGGGCCTCTCGCGGTGCAACCGGCGGATGTATCGCCGTGCGTCCGCGTCCGCCTGGTTCGTTACGGTGCAGGTATTGACCACAACGACGTCTGCACCTGACACGTCGCTCGTGGTTCCAGCCCCACGCGCCTCGGCCTCTTGGCGCATGCGCTCAGTATCGTACTGGTTCGCCTTACAACCGAACGTCTGATAGTAGACGGACACTGAGGTTCCCGCTTCGGCCTAGTAGCCCGAGATATTCAGCGAGATCGTCACCCGCCAAAATTTCTCTGTGAGCGACGAATCGGTCCGAGTTCCCCGCTCGAGGGCGAGGTCCGCCGATGCTAGCACGACCCCGCCAGTCTCGTTGAGCGTCAAGCCAAAGCCTGTGGACAGAATCGACTCCGAACCGGCGGACGTCCCGAACGCGAACGGCAAGTCAGTCTTGCGATAGCCTAACCGAAGCGGCGCCGGAGTCCCGAGGAGGCGTGCTCGCGACAGTTCGAGGCCGATGCCCATGCCACCAGTACCACCCACTGCAGCGGCGCCTGCGAGATCGGCCGCAATCCCGGACCAGTCCGCGCGCATCATACTCGCGGCCACCCTCAGGCCCGGTGCTAAGACCGCACTCGCACCAATCCGATACTGGAGCGGCAGGTCGAACTCCTTGTTCGTGCCATCCGAGTCATCGGAGGCGCTTGCCGACAGCCCACCAGACCAAGTAGCACTACCGGAGACACGTGCGATTGCCCCAAGATCCGTAACAAACCCGCCCGTGATCGACGCACCGGAGTAGGACCAGAACCCACCCGTTTGATAGGGAATAATCGAACCGATGTCAGTCACATCGCCAAAATCACGACTCAAGCGGCGAGTCAGCGAACCTGCATACCGACCGACATTGAACCCAACCGCCGCTGACTCGAGAATCTGCTTCGAATAACCGAAGGTCACTTGGGACACGGCACCGTCTTGTTCGAACACGTCCGTAGCCAGGCCAGACTCGCCTTCGAGTTGGTACGACACTTCCCGTTCGCTCTCAAAGCGCTGATCCAGAAAGGAGCTGAACGTTAGGGTGAACATACCGCTGAAAACTGGATATCCGATGCCGATCAGCGGAAACCGGTTTCCTTGGGAAGAGCCGGTCTCACCCGCGTTTCGGTCGAATTCCACCCAAGACGGTTGGGCCACCATGATCGCGCTGGGCGCGACAAGCATCCCAGCCGATGCGGGGTCGCCTGGCTGAAGAGACGCACCCCACAGCCCGACTCCCAATGACCCCAGTGCTCGCGACTTTCCATCGACAGGCTCCGACGGGAGCCCAAGTCCTGCGGCGTTGAAGATCGACTGAGCAGCCAGCGGAGACGCGACGAACAACATCACCGCTGCCAGAATTGCACGCTTCATCATGGGAGCTCCACCGGTCGAGCGACCGTGATCACCAACTTCAGATACGGCGCCAAGCCACTGCCGGGTCCGTAGAACGACGCGAACGAGATCGACACCGGCTCGAACACCGACATTAGTGCGAGACTGATCGGTGGCGTATCACCATCGGCGTCCACACCACGGACGAGGTCCTGCGCGTAGAGCGTGATCGGCACCTCGACCTCCTCGCCTGCGGCGTCACCGAACGCCGTAGGGCTGACCCGTTTCCCCAGCGTCCCCAAGAGCGAGTTGCCCAACGGAGCTTTGGGAAGCGATGCCCTGAGGAGGACCGGCCTCACATCAAGGCCGATCGTGTCCGTCGGTTGAAACGCGGTTTCGGTTGTCCGGCTCGTCAGAACGATGGCCACAAAATTAACTTCCCCGGCGTCGAGGCTGACGGGACAGCCGACCGAGGCGCACAGCTCAGGAGGACCGTGGATCAACTTCGGCATGGCGATATCCAGGATCGTCCTCCATGCCGGAGCTCCACCAATCCGGATGCCGTCGGGCGGAGGATCCGGGATCGGATCGTAGACAAAGCTGATCTCTTTCTGGGGCGTAAACAGGTAGAAGGTCGAATCAGGATTGAGGCTCGGGCGGGTGTTCAACTGAAGGGAGGTGCGTAGCACCTGGAGTCGGACGCCCTCGGAGAGAACCTCGAGGCGAACGCCTCGACCAGTGTCACTCGTGTCCGCCATGCTCGCCACGATGGCCGAATCGATGAGGAACGTGACGGAGTCCCCTTCTGCGGGATCCCAAATGGCGGTGCCCCAATCGAGGACGGGACCGGCACCCGGTTCACTCCAGACTCGGTCGTCGTTGATCGTGTCTACCGCACTCTCCCACGTCACGGTTCCGACGTCCCACTCCTGCTGGAGTCCCCCGAGCGCGAGCGTAACCGGTCCGTCGTTCGTGCTGGCGATCGTGTCGAAGTATGCCACGATTCGGCCGCCGATGAACGTGAGGTTGTTGTCAGGACGCGTGGTCCCTAGCGTGTCCCGGACAGACACCTCAGTCGGATACGCACCATATCGGACTACCGTCCGCGCATTCAGCGTGCCAGCGAAGACGTTCGCGAGCACACCGGTTCCGAGTTCAGCCGGAGCGCCGTAGCCACCGAAGACTGCCAGATTCGAGGCGAACTCCTCCCAAGGGAAGTGGAGTTCCACAGTGATCGGCTCCGGCGGAAGAAGATCCGGGTCCAACGACGTGGGCGTCTCTTCTGCACACGCCACCGCAAACACGACCGTGAGGCTGAAGAACGCGGCAAGGCGCGATCTATCTATAGTTTTTCTGATCAATCCTCTATCCCACCAGGTCGACCCAGGAGCCCATCAAAGGGCTCGGGCAGAAGCTCGTCCAAGGTCCATTCTCTACGTCTACCACCTGCTTCGGATATCACGCGCATGGTCGGAGCGAACTCCGCTAGCACTTGCCGGCAGGCTCCACACGGCCCCACGGGTCCATCCCCATCTGTAACGATCGCTACAGCGACGTAATTACGCACACCCGCCGCCACCGCATTTCCTACCGCGGCACGCTCTGCACATACAGTGAGACCGTACGACCCGTTCTCGACGTTGCACGCCACATAAACGGAACCGTCTTGACCAAGCAATGCAGCCCCAACATGGAACTCCGAATACGGAGCGTAAGCGTTCCCCATCACCGCCCGTGCCTCAGCGACCAGCCGATCGTCATTCACCGTGGTCCACCCAAATACGGGGGAGTCGAGGGGTGAATCCGGTCAGTACTTCGTAACTGATCGAGTTCACGTGCTCTGCCACTTCGTCGACTGTGATTCTCTCGTCTCCGTCCGATCCAATGAATGTCGCCACATCTCCGACGGAGACACCTGCAATACCCGTGATGTTTACCACCGTCACGTCCATGGAGATCCGCCCAATGATCGGCACGCATCGTCCAGCCACCAGCGCATCACCCGTGTTTCCGAGTCCCCTGGGCAACCCGTCGCCGTACCCGATGCTCACCGTAGCCCATTGCTGCCGCGCCTCCGCCGCATAGGTGGCACCGTAACCTACCGTATCCCCGGCCTCGGCAGTGCGGATGTGCACGATCCGAGCACAGACCGACGCAACCGTCTCAGGCTCCGGCTGACCTGCCCCGATGCGACCCCCATAAAGGAAGATCCCGGGCCGCACCGCAGCGCAGGCATACTCCGGCAAGCGCATCGCTCCAGCCGAATTCAATACGTGAATCATGACTCCGTCAGGGACGACCATGGCATTGAGGGTCTCCCTTAGGCGGCCCCACTGGTCACGAACGGTCTCGGGCCCCTCGTCTGCCGAGTGGAGGTGGGTATAACAGCCGGCCCAAACGACGCAGCCGTCTGCTGCCGCCGCGACCAGCGGCGCCCATTCCGAGACCTGTCGCCAGTCAAATCCGGCTCGCCCCATCCCGGTGTCGACTTCCACGTGTACGGCGACCTCACGTCCCGCACGGCACCCCGCTGCCTCTACTGCTGCCAGCCCTTCCGCGTTCGAAACGCTTATCTGAAGCCCGGCCCGTACCGCCGAATCCACAGCCGAAGGCGGCAACGGACTCACGACCACGATTGGCAACTCAACCCCGGACCGACGAAGGGCGACGCCTTCGGCGGCGGTAGCCACGCCGAAACCCCACGGATCAAGCGTTTCGAGCGCTCGTACGGCGCCATCGACGCCCAACCCATAGGCGTCCGCCTTGACCATGGGTATCAGGCGTGCGCCATCCCCGGCCGAGGCTCGCACAGCCTGGGCATTACGGATTAGCGCATCGGCCTGAACTTCCATCCAGGCTCTATCTCGAAGGTGCGTTGACATGGCGGAACAAAGATGCCAGAAACCTTGTGGCTATTGAAGAAGCGAGGCGGAGCGAGGCATGAGCGAACCAGAGACTGACACAGTGGCAGATACCCATCATTTCGCGGGTCCAGGCACGCTGGATCGAGCCTTACGACTCGTGGAGTTCCTTCGCAAGAACTGTCCATGGGACGCCGAACAAACGGCTGAGTCGCTCATCCCGCACCTGCTGGAGGAGACGCATGAAGTCGTCGATGCGATCCGCGAGGGCTCGCCCGACGAACTCGCCGGTGAACTCGGAGACCTTCTCCTCAACCTCGCTTTCCAGATCGTCGTCGCAGAGGAGAAAGGCGACTTGGACTCGAACACCGTTTACGGGCACCTCGAAGAGAAGATGATTCGCCGGCATCCTCACCTCTTCGGCAACGGCGAAAAGCTCAGCTGGGAAGCTCTCAAGGCCGAAGAACGAGGCAGTACGGATGGCGCGCTCAATGGGCTGGCTAAGGGACTCGACCCGCTCACCAAATCCTTTCGCATTCAAGAACGCGTCGCCTCTGTCGGCTTCGACTGGGACGACTTCGAGGGACCCTACGCTAAAGTCAAAGAAGAGCTGCTCGAGGTTCGCGGGGCGATCGAAGCCGATGATGACGCTCTGATCGAGGAAGAGATCGGTGATCTCCTCTTCGCAGTCGTCAACCTGTCACGGCTCGTAGGTCGTCATCCCACCACGGCGCTTGCATCTGCGAATGAGAAGTTCAAGGGTCGCTTCGAGGCACTGGAACGGCTGGCTCGAGAACGCGGGATCGACGTCCCGACCGCGGGGCTTCCCGTGTTGGACGGGCTCTGGGACGAACTGAAGGCACGAGAGGCGAGCCGAACCGACTAGTAGCCTGCGTCCTGGTCGACCACGCAGCGCC
This sequence is a window from Longimicrobiales bacterium. Protein-coding genes within it:
- the fbp gene encoding class 1 fructose-bisphosphatase, which gives rise to MLESHVVTISRFLVDQERDAPAATGAFTSLLHDIALAAKVIGREVNKAGLADILGDAGGRNVHGETVQKLDAFADQVMYRALDHTGLVACMASEEHEEFIPIPDKFDAGEYVVIFDPLDGSSNIDVNVSIGTIFSIHCKVSTGERGTLDDCLQPGSRQVAAGYVLYGSSTMLVYTTGAGVHGFTLDPSLGEFVLSHPQMRFPDPPRKIYSINEAYFARWSQGQQRLVSHLKTDGGFGSRYIGSLVADFHRTLLQGGIFMYPGDSINGAGKLRLLYEAAPMAMVAEQAGGRASTGFQDIMDVIPEALHQRVPLYIGSAEFVDLAERLLREGSEI
- a CDS encoding DNA internalization-related competence protein ComEC/Rec2, whose product is MGSLPPVANAALAFGAGVALTRFGALWSIAPLIGSVLVFLPIHLSRRPSQSWVWLPLLLAGLFAGSRVSGEPECVTDRSALVGRFLADPVGGSAPFRVEASRCEVRVVLGQQSAPAGHRVVLDGAWQEGRFRPWFRAARVELAEDPSSLRWASVRWAGVRWRASLVDRLRRQYGDRAPLVSALILARREGLDPDVRDAFARVGIAHLLAISGFHVGVFGGIVMAILRLGRLSRRRASVLSAVVTWVYVAVLGFPDAACRAALIMASVAVSNGHGRPPARWGALGSAFLILIVLDPTRLWSPGFQLSFAGAGGLVALSPLLTKALRDATAGKMPRPVATALAAGAAATLATLPIVSWHFERISVVGIPVTLLASPIVSLAVPGALVGLFLDMVFEPAGDFIAGGVDLLLAVLATGAEGIARLSWASTWVSRSTVNALAVGAALGQLAARYSGLRLGARRLRVVAYMAAIGLLWPVLLSWTGRGQVQLVFIDVGQGDAVAIRTPRARWLLIDAGPPQRGNGQHPVVKELQAHGVQKLEALVLTHPDLDHFGGALDVIGSFPVSEIVDPARPSPKAGFIDVLEASRDRGIRWRRAAAGQSWSIDGITLEVLAPADSLMEADTEANASSVVLWLTWGDFDAILTGDAPAEVERSISSRFSGRVEVLKVGHHGSTTSSDSLFLARTRPKVAVVSAGRNNRFGHPAPAVLGRLERVGALVSRTDLDGTIRVIGRRDGSYSIIGARD
- the miaB gene encoding tRNA (N6-isopentenyl adenosine(37)-C2)-methylthiotransferase MiaB, whose amino-acid sequence is MTDPKTPKRAYVETYGCQMNISDGELMQGVLADGGYTIVDSPEEADVVLVNTCAIREHAERRVLGRVSQLNGLKQERPELVIGVTGCMAQRMGQTLLEKAPYVDLVMGPDGYRGLADALSKLGDGAAQPESEPEVRRKRGPQLAVLDLSLGENYEGLEQRRGDGPTAWVPIQRGCDHRCTFCIVPYVRGPEKNRDPLEVLAEMRGLAESGVSEVTLLGQTVNSYEHGDWSFPRLLSEVANVDGIRRVRFTSPHPNDVTPELVEVMAGEIAVCEQLHLPAQSGNNRTLKRMLRRYTVESLIEKVELVRAAIPDIALSTDIIVGFPGESDDEFRDTLELMKTVRFDDAFTYKYSLRDGTPATRFPEDQFIEPELAQARLAELIEVSRAIQAEINVSEVGRTERVLIERHGRDEGQILGRTRRNKVVVFDGDLGRIGEYADVTLEGTTGATFTGREVKAPALAGTV
- a CDS encoding MiaB/RimO family radical SAM methylthiotransferase, encoding MSVYYQTFGCKANQYDTERMRQEAEARGAGTTSDVSGADVVVVNTCTVTNQADADARRYIRRLHRERPGAQIVVAGCSAALKADVYREMPGVTSVIAGHDPVEVAGRVSPATPVQIELRSSLDRIDSEPIGGELLRTRRDASRGWLKVQDGCDRKCSFCATRLARGESRSRSPEGVVAEARLLARSHPELVITGIHIGHYGVDLEPSWSLSRLLRLLLDEVPDVRFRLGSVEATEVDDLLIDLLAGAGGRVAPHLHMPLQSGADPVLKRMRRWHTREQYRVRALEIAERISPLGLGADVITGFPGETAEDHEATRSLIEELPFTYLHVFPYSPRSGTVAAELPNPVVQRVSGERSKELRSLVHQKGGAYRETRVGQTAEVVVEGNGGTALTGDYLRVGVEDGDRTRPATPELRRGTLRGDGDHLYIAWHTESSVISV
- a CDS encoding cytidine deaminase, producing MNDDRLVAEARAVMGNAYAPYSEFHVGAALLGQDGSVYVACNVENGSYGLTVCAERAAVGNAVAAGVRNYVAVAIVTDGDGPVGPCGACRQVLAEFAPTMRVISEAGGRRREWTLDELLPEPFDGLLGRPGGIED
- the alr gene encoding alanine racemase; this encodes MEVQADALIRNAQAVRASAGDGARLIPMVKADAYGLGVDGAVRALETLDPWGFGVATAAEGVALRRSGVELPIVVVSPLPPSAVDSAVRAGLQISVSNAEGLAAVEAAGCRAGREVAVHVEVDTGMGRAGFDWRQVSEWAPLVAAAADGCVVWAGCYTHLHSADEGPETVRDQWGRLRETLNAMVVPDGVMIHVLNSAGAMRLPEYACAAVRPGIFLYGGRIGAGQPEPETVASVCARIVHIRTAEAGDTVGYGATYAAEARQQWATVSIGYGDGLPRGLGNTGDALVAGRCVPIIGRISMDVTVVNITGIAGVSVGDVATFIGSDGDERITVDEVAEHVNSISYEVLTGFTPRLPRIWVDHGE